From the Leptotrichia sp. oral taxon 223 genome, the window TCCTAAAAAAGTTTACATTTTTATTTCTACTATAAAATAAATATAGCACGAAAATATATTTAAAAAATGAATTTAAACTGAATAAATATTGGGGATAAATTTAAAAAATAAATAAAAAAGAACTGTTCAAAAAATTTATTTTCTAAACAATTCTTTTTTTTTGAAAAGTTAGCAAAAAGTATTTTAATTAGGAAACACTCCTTTTAAAAATTCCAATATTGAGTTTTCTATAATATGGAACAAAACTTGGTTTTGCAATCCTTTTTTTATTTCCAAATATCTTTTTATGTACAAATTTTGCGAGAAAATATGAAAAAATAACACTTGCAACAACATCAGTAGTCCAATGTCGCACTAAATAGACACGGCTCATTCCTACTAAAATTCCTAAGATGAATAATGGTATTTTGATAGTTTTGTTTTTTATAACAAAAGATAAAATCCAAATTGTTCCCCAAATAGTAATTGTATGTCCTGATGGAAAAGACACATAATTTCCTTTCCAAAATGAACTATTTTTAATCAAAGTCATAATTCCATAAAATTTATCAGGATTTATAGTTATCGATGGCCTTGCTCTTGCGAATAATACTTTCATTACATTCACCGTAATTTGAGTGGAAAGTAAAGTAAAAATTATTGCTAAAATATATTTTTTCAAGTGCTGATATTTCTTTTTATTGAATAAAAAAAACGAGAACAGTACAATTATCAATAATAATTCAAAATACCCTTCTCCAAATTTAGTAATAAAATGGAAAAATTTTTTAATATTTTCTGAATGATAAAAAATACTAGAACTTGAAAGAAACGATAAATGTTTAAAAAAGAACCTGTCAATAAAAAAAATACTATTTTTTAGTTGCAATGGTATCACCTCATTTTTTTATTTTAGTTTAAAAAATTATTGAATTATCAAAAATTAAATATAAAATTATATCTTTCTATTTACTTAAAATTAAGGTATAATATTTTTGATAATTAATAATATCATAAAAAATAAATTTAAAAATGAATTTAATCTGAATAAATTTTTTATTAAACAAAAAAAAGGAACTTCTAAAAAGCTCCTATTTTAATAGTTGGAATTGTTAATAAAAAAATTTTTAGGTTATTTAAATTTATATCTTTTTATTTTTACAAAATTGAGATATAATATTTTTGATAATTAATAATACCACAAAAAATAAATTTAAAAATGAATTTAATCTGAATAAATTTTTAGGAAGGAAAAAGAGAAAATAAAAATGGGAAAAATACTGATTGTTGAAGATGATAAAAAAATATCACGTATTTTAAAATTACAGCTTGAACACAAAAATCATGAAATAACGATAATCGAAAATGGAATTGACGCATTAAATGAAATTGACAGAAAAAGGGACTTTTATGATTTGATGCTTTTGGATTTGGGACTTCCTTCGATGGAAGGGAATGATGTCTGCAAAAATGTTAGAAAAATATCGAAAGTCCCTATAATTGTTGTTTCTGCGAAAAATAATACGGAAGAAAAAGTTGAATTATTAAAATCAGGAGCGAGCGATTATGTTACAAAACCTTTTGATTTTTTGGAGCTTGATGCAAGAATTGATATAAATATTAGAAAGGAGAAAGTGTCTCAGATTATCTACAAAACTTTAAAATTAAATACAGAAAATTATTCTGTCTATTTGGAGGATAGACCTATCTTATTGACAAAGACGGAATTTGAATTAGTTAAGCTACTGATTGAACATAAAGAGGAAATTGTTTCACGGGATAAAATCGTTGAAAAAATATGGGGTTGGGATGCAAGCGACAA encodes:
- a CDS encoding response regulator transcription factor codes for the protein MGKILIVEDDKKISRILKLQLEHKNHEITIIENGIDALNEIDRKRDFYDLMLLDLGLPSMEGNDVCKNVRKISKVPIIVVSAKNNTEEKVELLKSGASDYVTKPFDFLELDARIDINIRKEKVSQIIYKTLKLNTENYSVYLEDRPILLTKTEFELVKLLIEHKEEIVSRDKIVEKIWGWDASDNLLDSTIKKIRQKLGKEKIKTVRGIGYILKI
- a CDS encoding phosphatase PAP2 family protein, with product MIPLQLKNSIFFIDRFFFKHLSFLSSSSIFYHSENIKKFFHFITKFGEGYFELLLIIVLFSFFLFNKKKYQHLKKYILAIIFTLLSTQITVNVMKVLFARARPSITINPDKFYGIMTLIKNSSFWKGNYVSFPSGHTITIWGTIWILSFVIKNKTIKIPLFILGILVGMSRVYLVRHWTTDVVASVIFSYFLAKFVHKKIFGNKKRIAKPSFVPYYRKLNIGIFKRSVS